GTGAAAATATTTCATTTATTGGAAATACACTTTTTTCCGAAGTAAATAAACGTCCTGAAAACCGATATCCCTCTTTGGATTGTATGCTGATCAGTAAAACGGATAATTCATTTATATGCAATAATTCCATATTCATGACAGACTTTCTGACATATCCCGGTACGGACAACTACATTTATGGTCTGGACATCTATAATTTGAATAACATTACAGTTTGCCACAATAAAATTTCAATAATAACAACAGGCGGTAAACTGGCTGCAGGTACCGCTTATCCTATTCAGATTACCGGTCCTATTTCAAATGTTAATATCACGGAAAATGACTTGTATTCATTTTCAAACGGCCCTAACATTGGTGTATATTCCCAGAATTTCTATGGGGAAACATCACTGTCCATTACAAACAATAAAATTAATGTAACCGGACTTGCCGGAACTCACGAATGGGCTTTGGTTGCAGGAATTGAGTCTCAGGATTCACATTCAACAATTCTCAACAACACAATCGAGGTTCACAGTGTCGGTGATGTTTCAATCGAGGATAATCTTTACGGAATAAGTTACCGCCAATCAACAAACGGCGACCATCAGTACAATATTCAAAATAATACTGTATTCAGTGATGGATTTTATGCTGTAAATCTGTTGAGTTCTGTTGATTCAAAGGTTATAAACAATTTGCTTGTATCCTATAATTCCAAAGTAAAAAATGGAAATGGGGGATTCAAATATTGGGATATAAATTCACATGAAGGTCTGGAATTTTATAATAATCAGATTATACGTGCATTTGATTATTTCGCATTAAATAACAATAATGTTGATAATGGGGATAAAAACGATTATACAACACCAAAAAATGATAAAGGCATTACAAATAAGATTGATGGAGATAAACTCAGCAAAAGTGATGACGACAATAATAAATATTCCTATAATCCGTTGATTCCTGGAAATTCAAAAGATCAGGGAAATACAAATCAGCAGCCTCAGGATGGTGAAGATACTCCACAGGAAGATTCATCAGACAATAACGGAGGTTCTTCCAATCAGGGAGATTCATCTGGTGACGGTACCAAAAAGGAACCAATGTCATTAAAAGAGGCTTTGATTAACTTCATTAACTCCAATACAGAAAGTGGAAATGCAAACACTACCTCATTCAACGGTCAAAATGCAAATGTCCGTTCAAATGAAAGTGATGCAACACCATCTGCTGAAGGATCTGAAAGTGCTGCAAGCCAATCCAAATCTTCAGTCAGTCCTGATTCTTCTGGTGCCGGTGATTCTGAGGGTGTTAGTAAAAAAATATTCGAAATAGAAGAAAAGACCGATGACAGTTTCATTCCTGCAATTTTCTTCATTATTCCTGTGATGATTCTGTTGTTTATTGGAATTAGACGCAAAAAATCAAAATTTGAATAAATTAGTTATTTTCAACTAATTTTACTTTTTTTTTAATTTTTTTATAAATTATACAAATGATTTTAAATACTATTTTTAACATAACTAATCTTATCATTGACAAATGATATTTAATAAAGTATAATTAACTTAATTTGAGGTATTTAATTTGAAAATCAATAAGGTAATGTTTATATTATTTGTTTTTATTGCATTATTCTCATTATCTTCGGTTTATGCTAATGCTGATGATGCAATGAACTTAACTGAAAATCAGATTGACTCAATTGCCTTAAAGGATGCTAATGATGATTTATCTGAAATATATGTTAGTATAACAGGTACAGATTCTGCTGAAGGATCTCAGCAAAATCCTGTTAAGACAATAAATAAGGCAATAGATTTATCAAAGGATAACGGTACCATATTTTTATCAGATGGGGAATTTAAAAATAATCTGAATAATAAACTGACCCTATCAAAATCTTTGAGTTTTGTCGGTTGTGAAAATACTGTCATAAACGGTATGGGAAAAGATTATTGTTTTGATATTCAGGACAATATAACAGTCAGTTTTAAGAATATCAAATTCATCAATGCCTATAAAGCTCCAGAGTCATATTCTGTTTCTTATAATGATAAGGTATATGGTGCGGTTTTAGACATTAAAAATGCAAAAGTCACAGTTGACAACTGTATATTTGAAAACAATGTTTTATCTTATGGGGGTGGTGACAACAATACTTATGGAGGTGCAATCAGCAATTTTGGCGAATTGACAATTCTAAACTCTAGATTTATCAACAATACTGCATTGTCCACTTCAGGACTTTTCTCCTATGGGGGAAGCATATACAATAAGGGAAAACTCCTCATTGCCAACACTTCATTTTCAAAATCAAAAAGCATTGATTTTGGTTGCGGTGCCGCAATTGCAAATGGTGGTGAAGTCATAATGCATGATTGCATTATTTCAGATTCAACTGCACTTCATGAAACTAAAGGTTCTGCAATATACAACACAGGCGATTTTAAGATGTTCAACTCCATAATTGAAAATAACTATATTGAAAGATCTAATTTTAATTATATTTATGGTGCTGTTTATAATTCAGGAACATTGACTGCATGTGGAAGCATCTTCAGAAATAATACAGGTTATTATGAAGCACCAACCCCTGCATATAAGGGATCAGGAAATATCTATAACATAGGCAAATTGAACTTAACTTACAATGCATTTATGGATAACGTTCCATTTTTTGGCATCTCACAGGATATCTATTTCAATGGTGGAGAAATAATAAACCTTGACAATAACTGGTGGGATACTAACACAAATCCGTATAAAGACAACTACAGAATCAATGTGGATTCAATCAATTCATGGTTAATTTTAAACCTGACTCCCGATTATACTAAATTAAATATCTCAGATGATGTAAACATTCGTGCATCATGGACAAATAACATTAATATGGTGCCTCAAATTGATTTGATGCCAATATTTAATGTAACATTCAAAACAAATGTTAACGGTAAACAAATAGTCTCAAATAAAGAATTATTAAATGGAAAAGCAGATTTTAAATTTAATTATACTCAAAATAAGGGATTGTATAATGTAACTGCGAGTTTAGGTTCTTTCAGTGAAAATGTCCTTGTTGATGTAGGTAAAGTTGTAACCTATGTAAAATTCACAACAAATGACAATATTTCATATCTGGACGATTTGATAGTGGATTTGGAAGTAACAAGTGCAGACAATTCAATTCCAACCGGTGTTGTTTTATTAAAAATAGCTGATAAAACCTACACTGTCAATCTGGTTGGAGGAAAAGGAAATTGCACTATCTCAGATTTAACTCCTCAAAATCATACTTTAAATATCATTTATGACGGAAGCGAAAATCATTTCAAGGCATT
This is a stretch of genomic DNA from uncultured Methanobrevibacter sp.. It encodes these proteins:
- a CDS encoding right-handed parallel beta-helix repeat-containing protein, with product MIICLIISISSVSAGDLNQTNSTIDLSLDDSIVNVEDEVPDVPDLVVNDTIYINADNIDDYFTNGILTSKFDDKTLIFNQNFENLGRLIIHANNATIKSSGYILKNTVFQVDAGDVTLSDINLDLDSEFKDNDGSAIQILSDNVDLINVNINYIVPQNVEAYGIYAEGRQGSPLRNLRIKNSYVNFEGHNEDVNVYNCALKLVECRDAIIENNTIHSALPLKDIIFGANGAELASDLVLTVGIGNSENISFIGNTLFSEVNKRPENRYPSLDCMLISKTDNSFICNNSIFMTDFLTYPGTDNYIYGLDIYNLNNITVCHNKISIITTGGKLAAGTAYPIQITGPISNVNITENDLYSFSNGPNIGVYSQNFYGETSLSITNNKINVTGLAGTHEWALVAGIESQDSHSTILNNTIEVHSVGDVSIEDNLYGISYRQSTNGDHQYNIQNNTVFSDGFYAVNLLSSVDSKVINNLLVSYNSKVKNGNGGFKYWDINSHEGLEFYNNQIIRAFDYFALNNNNVDNGDKNDYTTPKNDKGITNKIDGDKLSKSDDDNNKYSYNPLIPGNSKDQGNTNQQPQDGEDTPQEDSSDNNGGSSNQGDSSGDGTKKEPMSLKEALINFINSNTESGNANTTSFNGQNANVRSNESDATPSAEGSESAASQSKSSVSPDSSGAGDSEGVSKKIFEIEEKTDDSFIPAIFFIIPVMILLFIGIRRKKSKFE